From a single Mycosarcoma maydis chromosome 14, whole genome shotgun sequence genomic region:
- a CDS encoding uncharacterized protein (related to YMC1 - putative mitochondrial inner membrane transporter), translating into MTEDELRATGGERRGFGIPSVDLVAGSVAGAAQVVVGQPLDTVKVRTQIAAPATYRGPMDVLTRTVASEGVLALYKGMASPLLGIAAQNALLFSAFQSAKRLISPHTHELSTAQIAAAGAIAGGINSILSSPVELFKIRMQAQITSRNNPTSHEKLSAVARQVYTQHGIRNGVMRGFWITLMRELPAYAGFYTGFELAKSTLRHLRSHPNDATPLPIWALMLSGSVGGILNWLACYPLDVLKSRIQLTHHPLPKRFGGPLLFNYISQEAKALYTSQGARAFFVGLTPTLLRAIPAAAATFTTFELVKNALQEA; encoded by the coding sequence ATGACAGAGGACGAACTGCGCGCGACGGGGGGTGAGCGACGTGGATTTGGGATACCGAGCGTCGACCTTGTGGCGGGCTCTGTTGCGGGTGCAGCGCAAGTGGTGGTTGGACAACCACTAGATACGGTCAAGGTTCGCACGCAGATTGCGGCACCAGCAACGTATCGTGGACCTATGGACGTGCTGACGCGTACGGTGGCGAGTGAAGGCGTGTTGGCCTTGTACAAAGGCATGGCATCGCCTTTGCTCGGTATTGCTGCGCAGAATGCGCTGCTGTTCAGCGCATTCCAGTCGGCCAAACGGCTCATCTCCCCCCACACACACGAGCTTTCCACAGCACAGAtcgctgcagctggtgcCATAGCCGGTGGTAtcaactcgatcctctCGTCGCCCGTCGAGCTGTTCAAGATCCGTATGCAGGCACAGATCACGTCTCGCAATAACCCTACCAGCCACGAGAAACTCAGCGCTGTAGCGCGCCAAGTCTACACACAGCACGGCATACGAAACGGCGTAATGCGCGGATTCTGGATCACGCTAATGCGCGAACTCCCCGCGTACGCCGGCTTCTACACCGGCTTCGAACTCGCCAAATCCACACTACGCCACCTACGCTCGCATCCCAACGACGCAACACCGCTCCCCATCTGGGCACTCATGCTCAGCGGCTCCGTCGGCGGAATCCTCAACTGGCTCGCTTGCTACCCGCTCGACGTCCTCAAATCCCGCATACAGCTCACCCACCATCCCCTCCCCAAACGCTTCGGCGGCCCCCTCCTCTTCAACTACATTTCCCAAGAAGCTAAAGCCCTCTACACCTCCCAAGGCGCACGCGCCTTCTTCGTCGGTCTCACCCCCACCTTGTTACGAGCCATCCCCGCCGCTGCAGCCACTTTCACCACGTTTGAACTCGTCAAAAATGCTTTGCAAGAAGCATag
- a CDS encoding putative myo-inositol transporter, producing the protein MADRDPSLTPDEDKPHSLQSDDKFSPKASNDHAQLHQLHLATRSVVSTEGIIDAAELDQVLDEAAIEAAGQGESNSLYLWTLTFFATIGGLLFGYDTGAISSVLVQVGTDLDNKELTDGNKEFITSALTVGAIISALCAGVVADKFGRKWTLVICDIMFIVGAVIQAAAHKKWDVVGGRFVLGLGIGAAAQIVPVYIQELAPARARGRLTCLNSIAVTFGQVVATAIGAGFEHVSSGWRWIIALGAFPPIIQLIGIHFFMSESPRYLVKQRREDEAARALTRIYPLATPEQINAKLGVLKKHIQTEDAPLRYRIVKVWTDVPTRRAVFLTSMVLASQQLSGFNSLMYFSGTLFKSAGLKQPIATSLIVSGANFLCTFIPLKYIDRFGRRRFLLATMPCVIIFLVCTAGIFAKMLQPTNQRLVEGYPYPTSYTSAMLVFMVLYVCSYATGLGNVPWQQGEFFSTETRMIGTSISTAVNWAANLVISSTFLSLMNAITPSGAFGFYAGLTFVFLLIVYFLYPETSLLSLEEVRTTLNGGFNVKKSLKVRKEKIALWNTQKQAAKAETAA; encoded by the coding sequence ATGGCCGACCGTGATCCCAGCCTCACTCCCGACGAGGACAAACCTCACTCTCTCCAGTCTGACGACAAGTTCTCGCCCAAAGCATCCAACGACCACGCTCAGCTCCACCAACTTCACCTCGCTACTCGCTCTGTTGTCTCCACAGAGGGCATCATCGATGCAGCCGAACTTGATCAAGTCCTGGACGAAGCcgccatcgaggctgctggCCAGGGCGAGAGCAACAGTCTCTACCTCTGGACACTCACCTTCTTCGCCACCATTGGCGGTCTCTTGTTTGGCTACGACACTGGTGCCATATCCAGCGTGCTTGTCCAAGTGGGCACTGATCTAGACAACAAAGAGCTGACCGATGGCAACAAGGAATTCATCACCTCGGCACTCACCGTCGGCGCCATCATCTCTGCCCTTTGCGCCGGTGTCGTGGCAGACAAGTTCGGCCGAAAATGGACGCTTGTCATTTGTGATATCATGTTCATTGTAGGCGCCGTCATTCAAGCTGCTGCCCACAAGAAGTGGGACGTTGTGGGTGGAAGATTTGTTCTCGGTCTCGGAATcggcgcagctgctcagaTCGTGCCCGTATACATCCAAGAACTGGCTCCGGCTCGAGCGCGAGGTCGTCTCACGTGCCTAAATAGCATCGCCGTCACCTTTGGCCAGGTCGTAGCTACCGCCATCGGCGCCGGTTTTGAACATGTCTCTTCTGGCTGGCGCTGGATCATTGCCCTCGGCGCCTTCCCTCCTATCATCCAACTCATTGGTATTCACTTTTTCATGTCAGAGTCCCCGCGCTATCTCGTCAAGCAACGAAGAGAGGACGAAGCCGCGCGAGCCCTCACCCGTATCTATCCTCTCGCCACCCCCGAGCAGATCAACGCAAAGCTTGGCGTTCTCAAGAAGCACATCCAAACCGAGGACGCTCCCCTCCGCTACCGAATCGTCAAGGTCTGGACCGATGTACCCACTCGTAGAGCCGTCTTCCTAACTTCCATGGTTCTAGCCTCACAACAACTTTCAGGCTTCAACTCCCTCATGTACTTTTCTGGCACCTTGTTCAAGTCGGCCGGGCTCAAGCAACCGATCGCAACCAGTCTCATCGTCAGCGGAGCCAACTTCCTCTGCACTTTCATCCCTCTCAAGTACATTGATCGTTTCGGCCGTCGCCGCTTCCTTCTCGCCACGATGCCCTGTGTCATTATTTTCTTGGTTTGCACCGCCGGAATCTTTGCAAAGATGCTCCAACCCACCAACcagcgcctcgtcgaggGTTATCCGTATCCAACGTCGTACACCTCGGCCATGCTTGTCTTTATGGTTCTCTACGTCTGCTCGTATGCCACCGGTCTTGGCAACGTACCTTGGCAACAAGGCGAGTTCTTCTCCACCGAGACGCGCATGATCGGTACCTCTATCTCTACCGCAGTCAACTGGGCGGCCAACCTCGTCATCTCTTCGACCTTCTTGAGCCTTATGAATGCCATCACTCCTTCCGGTGCTTTTGGCTTCTACGCAGGCCTCACATTTGTCTTCCTTCTCATTGTTTACTTCCTTTACCCTGAGACCTCGCTGTTGTCGCTCGAGGAGGTGCGTACCACTCTCAACGGCGGCTTCAACGTCAAAAAGAGTCTCAAGGTACGAAAGGAGAAGATCGCCCTTTGGAACACTCAGAAGCAGGCTGCTAAAGCCGAGACCGCCGCTTAG
- a CDS encoding uncharacterized protein (related to 4-coumarate--CoA ligase): MQKIGPYTQYDANTGIFTSNITYSPKTATCVFEYLLGAVDFDDQQEVLRECGTGRAISLGQLKLDAQRLGVGLVNKCKLKPGETVLLYLYSSIDFAVALLACQFAGLRTALANPDYLSTELRHVYCLTKPKKVFVASQYMHRLSKAAIRGQSVIITDGDVAGFGGVLSIKGLLADEVSARQAKVHVPADLNDTAYLPFSSGTTGLPKAVEISHGNVINMVEIFRHTPSLFLKHDDGTEMQFRTLNFLPFFHAYALILMLHFPIRTRGHTSIMRPFQPEAYCRLIKELNINFLALVPPVLTLLTKHPDATQEAFCSVKQSICGAAPLDFETQTAFTLKTGVPVKQAFGMTETTVGALGVHGDQASGSVGCLYPATMARIRDVETGKNLGPGERGELLVKGPQVCKGYYGNPSATRDTFQEDGYLCTGDIAIVDPRTGEFSIVDRLKELIKYKGFQVAPAELEGVLVSHPSIAAAAVVGIYDKQQGTELPLAFIELKAAHQNPDKMAEDIDAFVRSKVSHHKYLRGGIRFLDKIPVSASGKILRKQIRKLIPAETEVEHASGKAKL, from the coding sequence ATGCAGAAGATCGGACCATACACACAGTATGACGCCAACACCGGCATCTTTACTTCAAACATCACTTACAGCCCCAAAACAGCGACATGCGTCTTTGAATATCTTCTCGGAGCAGTTGACTTCGATGATCAGCAAGAAGTGCTGAGAGAATGTGGCACTGGACGAGCGATCAGCCTCGgtcagctcaagctcgacgctcaacgacTCGGAGTAGGTCTGGTCAACAAATGTAAGCTCAAGCCAGGCGAGACAGTCCTTCTCTACCTCTATTCTTCCATTGATTTCGCCGTGGCGCTCCTCGCTTGCCAGTTTGCTGGGCTCCGAACGGCGCTTGCCAATCCAGACTACTTGTCGACCGAGCTCAGACACGTCTACTGCCTGACAAAACCCAAGAAGGTCTTTGTCGCTTCGCAATACATGCACAGACTCAGCAAAGCTGCGATCCGTGGACAGTCCGTGATCATCACCGACGGCGATgttgctggctttggcggtgTTCTTTCCATCAAGGGTCTACTTGCCGATGAGGTTTCGGCCAGACAAGCCAAGGTGCACGTTCCGGCTGACCTTAACGACACAGCGTATCTTCCATTTAGTAGTGGAACAACCGGTCTTCCCAAAGCGGTGGAGATCTCGCACGGCAATGTCATCAACATGGTCGAGATCTTCCGGCACACGCCGTCGCTGTTCCTCAAGCACGACGATGGCACAGAGATGCAGTTCCGCACGTTGAATTTCCTGCCTTTCTTCCACGCCTATGCGCTTATACTCATGCTGCACTTTCCCATCCGCACACGGGGTCACACGAGTATTATGCGACCCTTCCAGCCAGAGGCCTACTGTCGGCTgatcaaggagctcaacaTCAACTTTCTTGCCCTCGTACCGCCCGTTCTGACGCTGTTAACCAAGCACCCTGACGCTACACAAGAAGCATTTTGCAGTGTCAAGCAGTCGATCTGCGGTGCTGCGCCATTGGACTTTGAGACGCAAACGGCCTTTACACTAAAGACGGGTGTTCCTGTGAAGCAAGCCTTTGGCATGACCGAGACTACAGTTGGAGCACTTGGTGTGCACGGCGACCAAGCGTCAGGTTCAGTCGGATGCCTTTATCCAGCTACAATGGCGCGCATTCGCGATGTGGAAACGGGCAAGAACCTCGGACCCGGAGAGCgtggcgagctgcttgtcAAAGGTCCACAAGTATGCAAGGGCTACTATGGCAACCCATCGGCGACACGCGACACTTTTCAAGAGGATGGCTACCTTTGCACCGGAGATATCGCGATTGTCGACCCGCGCACGGGCGAGTTCAGCATCGTAGACCGGCTGAAGGAGTTGATCAAGTACAAAGGCTTTCAAGTCGCGCCTGCGGAGCTCGAAGGCGTGCTCGTTTCGCACCCAAGCAtcgcggctgctgctgtcgtaGGCATTTACGACAAGCAACAGGGTACCGAACTTCCTCTAGCATTCATTGAGCTCAAAGCAGCCCACCAAAACCCCGacaagatggccgaggaCATCGACGCCTTTGTGAGATCCAAAGTCTCGCACCACAAGTACCTGCGTGGTGGCATTCGTTTCTTGGATAAGATCCCCGTCAGTGCCAGCGGTAAGATTTTGCGCAAACAAATCCGCAAATTGATCCCTGCTGAAACAGAGGTCGAACACGCAAGTGGAAAGGCGAAACTGTGA
- a CDS encoding uncharacterized protein (related to ADH2 - alcohol dehydrogenase II): MSSLPKTYKAAVFEKTGQPLTFKDIELKHPEDGQILVKVEACGVCHSDAHVQAGAFGPLPRVPGHEIVGKVVEVGPHVTRWKSGDRVGGAWHGGHDGTCRQCNQGLFQMCDNGQINGVTRDGGYAEYCLLQAEAAVRLPSDGDAVQMAPLMCAGVTVHNGIRKMNITPGEVVAIQGLGGLGHLAVQYARKMGYRTVALSRGTDKKDFAMKLGATDYIDTSSQDAAEALQKMSGAALIVATAPNPEHISPLVGGCKPMGKLLILAPVGDVRVNSIAMITKGISVHGWPSGHALDSEDAVEFSQRFGVECMCETFPLAKANEAFEHMMANKARFRAVLTM; encoded by the coding sequence ATGTCGTCTCTGCCCAAAACTTACAAAGCGGCCGTCTTTGAAAAGACAGGTCAGCCCCTTACGTTTAAGGAtatcgagctcaagcatCCCGAAGACGGTCAGATCCTCGTCAAGGTCGAGGCTTGCGGTGTCTGCCACTCGGACGCACACGTTCAGGCGGGCGCCTTCGGACCTCTTCCTCGTGTCCCTGGCCATGAGATTGTCGGCAAGGTCGTCGAGGTGGGTCCCCATGTCACCAGGTGGAAGAGCGGCGATCGTGTCGGCGGCGCTTGGCACGGAGGCCACGACGGCACCTGCCGCCAGTGCAACCAAGGCCTTTTCCAGATGTGTGATAATGGACAGATCAACGGTGTCACCCGGGACGGTGGATACGCCGAGTACTGCCTTCTCCAGGCCGAGGCAGCGGTGCGTTTGCCCTCGGACGGTGATGCCGTGCAGATGGCCCCTCTAATGTGTGCCGGTGTCACTGTTCATAACGGCATCCGCAAAATGAACATCACTCCTGGCGAAGTCGTCGCTATCCAGGGTCTTGGAGGCCTTGGTCACCTTGCCGTCcagtacgcgcgcaagATGGGTTACCGCACAGTCGCGCTTTCCCGAGGTACCGACAAGAAGGACTTTGCCATGAAACTTGGCGCCACCGATTACATCGacaccagcagccaagatgctgccgaggctCTGCAGAAGATGAGTGGTGCGGCCCTGATTGTGGCTACCGCGCCCAATCCAGAACACATCTCGCCCCTGGTCGGCGGTTGCAAGCCGATGGGCAAACTTCTGATCCTCGCTCCCGTTGGAGACGTCCGCGTAAACTCGATCGCCATGATTACTAAGGGCATTTCGGTACACGGCTGGCCATCCGGCCATGCCCTCGACTCGGAGGACGCCGTTGAATTTAGTCAACGATTCGGTGTTGAATGCATGTGCGAGACCTTCCCTCTAGCCAAGGCAAACGAGGCGTTCGAGCATATGATGGCCAACAAGGCTCGCTTCCGTGCTGTCCTTACAATGTGA
- a CDS encoding uncharacterized protein (related to ADH2 - Alcohol dehydrogenase II), with protein sequence MSGESVPTKMRAATIKDFKKGYEIKDIDVPTDLGPNDILIKIAAAGYCHTDLQVMEGVYESQGAKPGLVGSHEPAGTVVKTGSDAGKSGIKVGDRVGSINTYGYCGKCDSCKQGKQLCDNMPGMLGLTLNGGFSQYMKADARVVSKIPDSIPFDQAAPLFCAGATVYGALLAVEPQKRQWLAMVGIGGLGHLGVQYAKAMGCNVIAIDNRKEGLELTNKAPDHLKPDKTFLIDSEEAQKKCIDELSSSFYETNPGVDRVVINCEDRGLIKFSQQFLRKGGQLVDVGLPADGPFELDSFAMNFKEQTIRGRLICTPEQCQDMINLHADNGCTTFIEKTYTIDQANDMAEHYNSKKLQGRLCIVF encoded by the coding sequence ATGTCGGGCGAATCAGTACCAACCAAGATGCGTGCTGCCACCATCAAGGACTTCAAAAAGGGCTACGAGATCAAGGATATTGACGTACCGACCGACCTGGGACCCAATGATATCCTCATCAAaattgctgctgctggctaCTGTCATACTGACTTGCAGGTGATGGAAGGAGTATACGAGTCGCAAGGTGCTAAGCCAGGATTGGTTGGCTCGCACGAGCCTGCTGGAACTGTAGTCAAGACTGGCTCCGACGCCGGCAAGTCGGGCATCAAGGTTGGCGACCGCGTTGGCTCGATCAACACCTATGGCTATTGCGGCAAATGTGACTCGTGCAAGCAAGGAAAGCAGCTCTGCGACAACATGCCCGGCATGCTCGGACTCACGCTTAATGGCGGCTTCTCTCAATACATGAAGGCCGACGCTCGTGTGGTGTCCAAGATACCCGACAGCATTCCCttcgaccaagctgctccCCTGTTCTGTGCTGGTGCAACCGTGTACGGGGCTTTGCTGGCCGTCGAGCCCCAAAAGCGACAATGGCTAGCAATGGTAGGTATCGGTGGCCTTGGTCACCTTGGCGTGCAGTACGCCAAAGCAATGGGTTGCAATGTAATTGCCATCGATAATCGCAAAGAGGGCCTGGAGCTTACCAACAAAGCACCCGACCACCTCAAGCCCGACAAAACATTCCTCATTGATTCGGAAGAGGCACAGAAGAAATGCATCGACGAactgtcgagcagcttctaCGAGACCAACCCCGGCGTCGACCGTGTGGTCATCAACTGTGAGGATCGTGGTCTCATTAAATTTAGTCAGCAGTTCCTCCGCAAAGGTGGTCAACTAGTCGACGTCGGTTTACCAGCTGACGGACccttcgagctcgactcgttTGCCATGAACTTCAAGGAGCAGACTATCCGAGGTCGTCTGATTTGCACGCCCGAACAGTGCCAGGACATGATCAACTTGCACGCCGACAATGGTTGCACTACCTTTATCGAAAAAACATACACCATTGACCAGGCCAACGACATGGCTGAACACTACAActcgaagaagctgcagGGTCGCCTCTGCATAGTTTTCTGA